From Anopheles maculipalpis chromosome X, idAnoMacuDA_375_x, whole genome shotgun sequence:
GCGTGtatattttcttcaaactACTACCATCAatcaacacgcacacatactcaACAGCCTCGCGCACACATTGTGTAGCGAGCACAACCCAGCATGTTTTGTAAtagacatttatttttttatcatttctcATATCTCATCGATAagttattgtttcattttctgtgtgtgcgtgtgtgtatgtcctcTCGATCTTGCTAAAAAGCATAATATATGGAAAGGAGAAATAAATTAGTTGGACGCGTGCGTTCCGTGTATCGTCGCTTAAATGGGATGTCCGCGCCTTAATGGGTTGGTGGCGGGAAGGATTATATCTCGCTCAGTAACGGCCATAACCGTTCAGCATTGGTAACGGTGCCGGACTGGGCCTGTAGATGAGTCGTCGCCGCTGCCCGAACGATTCGTCCTGGTCtggacgatgatggtgatggtggtagtCGGCGGCTGCATCTCTGCTCAGCACACTCGAACCATCACGAACCTCACGCACCGGATAGGGAGCCGCCGGGTACGGTGCGTAGTCGCGCGGATCTTCATAAATCGTGATCGGTGCCGGTTGCAACGGTGCGGTAGCAAACGATGGTCTCGGATTGTAGTACGAACGGCGACGGTACAGATCGTCGTAATGGTGATAGTTGGCACCGGGTTGATAGTAGTCGTAGCCTCCGTACGCGGATGTACCGTAATGTTGATCATTGTGGTCGTTATGTGCGTAGCCGTCCCGATGTCCGTACGCGTTACCTTTAgtggaaagatttttttaaagtctttctttttttttcttgggttTAAtgatctactaggtcacgccagccatcaaaTGACTGATTAGATTTGTTGatatacctcgtagttggatagtcagtcctcactacgggggaacggatCAGATGGGAAGGGAGCCCGGTTCtctcgtttgaagaccagcgggTCATCCTTTTTGATCATTAATTATCTAATTGTACAGGTGTAGTGATCGCTTCTTTTGCAGTGGATATCACCTGACTGCAAGTGATTGCAACGCTGATGCTGTCATCAGcgcgattttcttttccattcaaaaTACCTCATCTAGATGGACGAAGCTAGGAAAACTGACGAAATCTCTCTGCCAAGAGTTAAAGAGAAATGTGTTCAAAAGATGAAGATGAGTCCATCCAAACTCCATCCAAAGCTGATGAAATCCTCTTCGCCATGGGTTCACCAAGAGGAAGACGTTTAGAATATTCAGAGCATTAGACACTCCAATCTCTGATGGACTGGTTAAGTCGTGAGAATGGGACCAGATGACCTAGCTCGTGGTGTTTGAAAGTCCCCGAGGaaatgaagaagaatttaTGATTGTTGATGCTACAAATCCAGGATTTATATACTCCAATCTAAGTTTTATCTTGATTTGTCCCAATGCATTCCAAGAAAGCCAACAAGAACTGACTTCCTTTACACTGGACACGCACAGAATATACTCACCACGATCTAGCGCACCCACTCGCCGGTAGTTATGTCCACCCAGCAGCTCACTACCCGACGCTCGATCATCGTAATGATCCCGCAAATAGTCATTGCGCCGATCCTGACTGTACAGCTTGTCCGCGTAGTCATTCCGCTGGTTGTGCCGGTTGTCGTACACCTGCTTACCGCCGTGATCGTCCGAATCTTCGTAGTACGAGCTCTTGCTACCACTCTCGTCCTTATGGTACGAGTTGCTAAAGCCTGACTTGATGTGCTTTCGGTTGTGCGATTTGTCCGCCTCGAAGTTTTCGCCCGCCAGATGCTTCACCTTATCGACCGTGCTGCCCTTGCTCGCGTCCAGCACCCGGTGGCCGTCTAGTTGATTGTCGAGTTGATGGTAGCGTACGGCATCGGATGCTGATCCAATACTGCCCGCCTCATCGAACGCATGCTCCTTCCGGTGGTCTCGCGCATCACTACCACCCTCACCGCTCGCTCCCTTCGAGCTACCGCTCACTAGCTTCTTCACACCGGAACCACCGGACGCAGACGCTACGGATACCGGGCGACCGTGCACTTGATAAGGGAAATCATCCGCGTAAGGATAGGCAACGATATGCTCCACGCACAAAGCAGCAACCGTCACCACGAGCAGCGTTTGCCAAACGGGCTTGATGCCCATATACTTCCAGTTTCTTGCAACcatgtttgaatttttgtttgtttgttggaaacactttaaaaacacCAAATTCTGCGAGACTTCACTAACGACCAAACTCTCAAGCACCACTGACCGTAGGCAACGCCCGATGGTGGCCTTAAATATATAGCCAGAGCTACCAGCGCGTACACCTTGGAAGGAAGTGGTGTACCAAACCCGTCGCGCCTATATTCTTCTGGAGGTTCTTCCCATTCCCTATgtcaggtgtgtgtgtatacacgCCAAGACCATCCATTGAACATTCGCTTCACCTTCGGACCGTTCTTTTTAGCATACCGGGAAATTCCCCGTTTCGACCCCACCCTCCGGGGGGTGGGAGTTTGATCCACTCCATTCCAATTGGTATCGGCAGCATAAGAGAAGTCAAGTTACGATGCTGTTGTGGGCAGGCaagactaacaaaaaaaaaataaacccgcAGCTCTCCACGGGGTTACGGTgagcaaccatttttttttgtcaagaCCGTCACGCAtgaacggtgtgtgtgtcgctTCCCGCATGTCAACTCTCtgcgtttttccttttggtCTTGAACAGTTTCTTTGGTACCGGAACAGAACATGATCGagcatttattttccttcctcaTTCTGCTCTTTCATCTCGGCCGGTTGCAAAACGAGCGCATCGAATGGACAATACCGTCGCCAGGCATGCTGGGACGGTAGGCAACCGTAAGGCGTCATCCTCCTTTTTCGGATTTGGAGGTTCAATCGCCTCGCGAGATGAAATCCAAATCAGCAAACGGTttaaagtgtatgtgtgtgtgaacaaAACGAATTTTCGTAGGTGTAGGTGATGATTGCTTCCGGTACAATGGGGTGACCTGAAACGTTAAGTATTCATTAGGTAAACCTGCAAACCAAACGCGTCTAAACTTCTACTTATCATCGCTCTGCTGAAGCCTTGATAGCTCTAATGCTTCTGCGCTTCAAGTTGATTTCGAACAATCACGTGACACGCAAACTTGTCGCCTCTTGCTCGACTGCATCTAGTAACGGGTTGTCTCAGATCAATAGCATCATGCGCTATTTCACCTTTGATGTCCATTATACACCTTAAGAACTGCACAACAATGATACAGGAATTGAAATTCTGGGGTTTTATATTATACCTGTTGCCCTTTAACTGCACCACGCCGAAGCCCGCCTTGATCTGGTGATCATTTACGCCGTTTAAACCGCAACAAATTTTCATGACAATGTTACTCATCGTTTCATCGCTGCACATAACTTGTACAGACGCTACAACAGACTTCTCACTAGATGCAGCTCTAAATAATGTCCCTCGTAATGTTGGCGTTATGCACTTGCGGGACATTATTGTCCTCTGACCGTGATGCATGCTCTGCAGCAAGTGAAGATGTCTCACAAAATCCTGGGCTCGATGGTATTCCTACTGCCGTTCTTGTCAACTGCCGCGAGCACTTAGCTTAGCTTAACAGAGCCATTTCCGTATGCTGATGCATGCATTGAAtctattctttaaaaaaagctgCCGTTAAAAAATGACTATTTAGCTGCAAATTAAAGCAATTGATGCATCCAATGCAATGAATTAGTCATTTCTAAAGTCAAACCCCCTAAGGTAAAAACAGGAGagattatgcaaaaaaatgaaagttttTACGACTGAttcaaactaaataaataagatttgCAACACAAAGATTGCCAACTTTGAATCTCAGCTCAGTGAATCTTATTGCTTATACTTGGTTTTATAATATGAGAATGTATAAACACCCATACAAAATACATGACCTACCCGGGCAGGTGGTGatagaaaataattatctgttttttttttgtttttgtaggcATTGCAAACGTTTCAAGCTCCATTATAATAAAGGTAATTGAGGTGGTCATTGCAATAAAGGTTAAGGCAGAcaattaataatattaatcATAATTTCTAACCAGCATAGAACACCACCACTCAAGCCACAATTTCGTTGATCGAGAAAATCGGTTTTTATTAACATAATACGCCGTATTTACTTtgtattgtgtttgtttcgttcttttttgctgATGCATTACAAGAGAGATTTGGTTGAACTGGGTGTACcgtacaaacaacaaaatagaaGAGAAGAAATTTCCTCCTTTCGCTTCATCACCGATCGGGCAGCCAAAACCATCCACCGGTTTACAATGTGCTCTCCTAACATGCGTTTGCAGTTCGCTTAATTATCTTTACGAAAAATCTTATGGATCAGGGAACCTAGTTGCGTTAGTTTCTGTCCTTATTTTTCTCCTGCATGCTGCGTGCGTGTATTGCTTTGACCGGTTGTTGATGAGTGTGTTATCGGTTCAGTTTCGCGCTCGGTAATCCAAAGAAAAATTTTGACTTGTATTTCATTACAGAAGGATGAACAGGAAAACTCATAACATTTAAATGTAACCATCtacaaacacagcacaacacgcgcacgcacacaaatcaatcaaagcaacaaaactgagaaaagaaaatggatttGTGGTACCGCTCGGTTGTTGAAGGGGGAGGATGAAGGGGAGCGGAAGATCGCAAATCCAAGCAATTCTTCATCCGTAAACAAGGAAAGTGGAAGGAAATGGGGTGGGCGGGAGGGGGTGCTGAGAAGGAATGATGATAcatatgagtgtgtgtgtgtgcgcgcgctgCCGTTGTGTGGTGTTTTATGGTGATGGGGCTATGTGCACCACACATGACCATCTACTCTTCATCGTCCAGCGTTTGTGTGACGAGAAACATGGCCGCATCGTACTCGTCACGCTCGCACGCAATGTACGCCTGGATGACAAGATGCTCCGGATAGCCCAGCGCCTTCAGCCGTTCGATCGCGTCCATATCCGACGGTGTCAGGCTGTTAATCATCGCGGACGCAATGTCTTCCAGCTCGCGCGACATCGGACCCTGGGCGGTGCTGCCCTCATTGATCATGGCCAGAAACTCTTCCTGGTGTTCGGCCACGATGCTCAGCAGGTCGGGATTGCTTTGCTGCATTCGGCGCATCAGGTACGGCAGCATCGCCGGATCGTCGCGCAGGATGCGCTTCATGTCCTCGAACACGGGATTGTTGCGCAGAAAATCGAGCGGATTCGCATCGGACCCGCCACCAGCACCGACCGGCACCGTGCCAGCGGCCGGTACGCcgtcctgctgctgttgctgttgggcaGCGGCCAACGCAAATGATACATCACTGCCACCGCCCATATCCGACAGCAAGTACTCGACGGCACGGTCCGGAATGTTGGCGCAAATTTCCAGCGCAATTCTGGCGCTTTGTTCCGAGTAGCCCATCTCTGGGGGAGGGGGAAATAAAGCAATGCATTAATAACGCACACAAAGAAAAGCGGAAGTGGATTTCAAGGTCAGGTCAGTGCGCAAAATATTACTCACTAGTGTTGTACGTACCGAGTAAGAGTGATGGAATGATTTAAATCGTTCTAATGAATGGTGCAAAAAAACTCACTCACAAAGAGTTGGGATTCGAATCGCAAATAGTGTTTAAACCCTTTTGGATATCGTTATTATCACACTCACTCCGAAGGAGTTAATAGTCGCCAGAGCGACTCGTATCCCTCACGTAGGAAAATGGttaacctttttcttcttgttggctaACCCCGGTCCTtgtcgtatgaagaccggtgcaACCGTTGTCGCATCAGCACGGACCGGTGCTGATGCGACTGTGTGACCATATGCTTTTAGTTCctttaacaattattttgaGAGTCTTTATAGACTCCCATAAAAGTTGTTTAAAGAGCCAAATCTCAGTAAGGAGTTAGCAAGTGTGAATTCATTCCTCACCAAAGAGTTGTTATTCTCCTTACCATTACCACCCACCTGGCCTGGTCGACACAACGTgttcaatcctgagcaggccaagaagaatcAGAAGATTACTACCCACCTTTAAGCCTCTGAATGTTGATCTGCATCTCCTCCGGTACGGCATCGGTTGATGGGTTGCTGGTAGGCTTCGTCTCggttgttgtgctgctgctagtgtTGGTGACGTTGGTGTCCTCTTTCGGTCCGGTTGTCTTT
This genomic window contains:
- the LOC126558388 gene encoding UV excision repair protein RAD23 homolog A-like → MKITLKTLKQQTFIVEVDVEKDTVRTLKEKLYTESNLAYPVDRQRLIYLGKIMEDYHLLSQYKLDDKKFIVVMSKKPTPAADEQQGEGDGSDAKKQETPVPKQPEGKTDASATGTGGDGTDPSSSSSTNTNKPSTSTPSPAAPSTGDDQKTTGPKEDTNVTNTSSSTTTETKPTSNPSTDAVPEEMQINIQRLKEMGYSEQSARIALEICANIPDRAVEYLLSDMGGGSDVSFALAAAQQQQQQDGVPAAGTVPVGAGGGSDANPLDFLRNNPVFEDMKRILRDDPAMLPYLMRRMQQSNPDLLSIVAEHQEEFLAMINEGSTAQGPMSRELEDIASAMINSLTPSDMDAIERLKALGYPEHLVIQAYIACERDEYDAAMFLVTQTLDDEE
- the LOC126562348 gene encoding uncharacterized protein LOC126562348; protein product: MVARNWKYMGIKPVWQTLLVVTVAALCVEHIVAYPYADDFPYQVHGRPVSVASASGGSGVKKLVSGSSKGASGEGGSDARDHRKEHAFDEAGSIGSASDAVRYHQLDNQLDGHRVLDASKGSTVDKVKHLAGENFEADKSHNRKHIKSGFSNSYHKDESGSKSSYYEDSDDHGGKQVYDNRHNQRNDYADKLYSQDRRNDYLRDHYDDRASGSELLGGHNYRRVGALDRGNAYGHRDGYAHNDHNDQHYGTSAYGGYDYYQPGANYHHYDDLYRRRSYYNPRPSFATAPLQPAPITIYEDPRDYAPYPAAPYPVREVRDGSSVLSRDAAADYHHHHHRPDQDESFGQRRRLIYRPSPAPLPMLNGYGRY